Proteins found in one Triticum urartu cultivar G1812 chromosome 4, Tu2.1, whole genome shotgun sequence genomic segment:
- the LOC125554411 gene encoding mitochondrial import receptor subunit TOM9-2-like: MESAMTTWTAVASSVADQGRKLAAAAGPTCSTVAEKGRQACSTAADTGRQACSCAAEVGRQAGTVAWKLTRSTGKAAWIAGTSFLVLVAPLMILTDREAGFNEIENAWTEHQTLLGPPSW, encoded by the coding sequence ATGGAGTCGGCGATGACGACGTGGACGGCCGTGGCGTCGTCGGTGGCGGACCAGGGGCGGAagctggcggcggcggctgggccgaCGTGCTCGACCGTGGCGGAGAAGGGGCGTCAGGCCTGCTCGACCGCGGCGGACACGGGGCGCCAGGCGTGCTCGTGCGCGGCGGAGGTGGGGCGGCAGGCGGGGACGGTGGCCTGGAAGCTGACGCGGAGCACGGGGAAGGCGGCGTGGATCGCGGGCACGAGCTTCCTGGTGCTGGTGGCGCCGCTCATGATCCTGACGGACCGTGAGGCCGGGTTCAACGAGATTGAGAACGCGTGGACAGAGCACCAGACCCTCTTGGGCCCTCCTTCCTGGTAG
- the LOC125553187 gene encoding uncharacterized protein LOC125553187 isoform X1 → MQSKTCSVFSVFWKGVLCVFAQRSHNFHVVSTNVLPKQRSACQVGFPQYGFSHTVVEILQSLDVLTNEVLHQELKEYSSWPTFPQHYVDGEFFCGTTSRSGLLNSPCPRTQPKLLGLASALSYLEVLVSFRDRRLRCYGSAPTTYQMIMMLMLSEVLDQLCYVLISNTNHCLVHEPKCAAAPYTYRIGYGVSQNTDSKMCSAFLINAATVSRWSAMTSCQSSAQRFWSATRSVASPTWWCRFCGRSMCPSKRSMCSPTRRSSSGSMSTQAGSPPRSSTSTSSSSKGVTSQLVCIYEDCSLVSAFPCPTIMAQNFETICCSTRTW, encoded by the exons ATGCAGAGCAAGACGTGCTCTGTTTTCTCTGTTTTTTGGAAAGGTGTACTCTGTGTTTTTGCTCAGCGCAGCCACAATTTCCACGTGGTCAGCACCAATGTCTTGCCGAAGCAGCGCTCAGCGTGTCAGGTCGGCTTCCCGCAGTACGGCTTCTCCCACACAGTGGTGGAGATCCTGCAGTCACTTGACGTGCTCACCAATGAGGTGCTACACCAGGAGCTCAAGGAGTACTCCAGCTGGCCCACCTTCCCGCAGCACTACGTTGACGGTGAGTTCTTCTGCGGGACGACATCACGGTCG GGTTTATTGAATAGTCCATGCCCAAGAACTCAGCCAAAACTGTTAGGACTTGCGAGTG CACTTTCTTATTTAGAGGTTCTGGTCAGCTTTAGAGACAGAAGATTAAGATGTTATGGCTCAGCGCCAACAACATATCAGATGATCATGATGCTCATGCTATCTGAAGTCCTCGACCAACTTTGCT ATGTACTCATTAGTAACACAAACCACTgtttggttcatgaacccaagtGTGCTGCAGCACCTTACACCTACAGGATAGGTTATG GTGTCTCACAGAATACAGACAGCAAGATGTGCTCTGCTTTCTTGATTAACGCGGCCACAGTTTCCAGGTGGTCTGCAATGACGTCTTGCCAAAGCAGCGCTCAACGTTTCTGGTCGGCTACCCGCAGTGTGGCTTCTCCCACATGGTGGTGCAGGTTCTGTGGTCGCTCGATGTGCCCTTCGAAACGCTCAATGTGCTCGCCGACGAGGCGCTCCAGCAGTGGCTCAATGAGTACTCAAGCTGGCTCACCTCCCCGCAGCTCTACATCGACTTCCAGTTCTTCAAAGGGTGTGACATCACAGTTGGTATGTATATATGAGGATTGCTCTCTGGTCTCTGCCTTCCCTTGTCCCACGATTATGGCCCAGAACTTTGAGACTATCTGTTGCAGTACGCGCACATGGTAG
- the LOC125553187 gene encoding uncharacterized protein LOC125553187 isoform X2, which yields MSHRICRARRALFSLFFGKVYSVFLLSAATISTWSAPMSCRSSAQRVRSASRSTASPTQWWRSCSHLTCSPMRCYTRSSRSTPAGPPSRSTTLTGLLNSPCPRTQPKLLGLASALSYLEVLVSFRDRRLRCYGSAPTTYQMIMMLMLSEVLDQLCYVLISNTNHCLVHEPKCAAAPYTYRIGYGVSQNTDSKMCSAFLINAATVSRWSAMTSCQSSAQRFWSATRSVASPTWWCRFCGRSMCPSKRSMCSPTRRSSSGSMSTQAGSPPRSSTSTSSSSKGVTSQLVCIYEDCSLVSAFPCPTIMAQNFETICCSTRTW from the exons ATGTCTCACAGAATATGCAGAGCAAGACGTGCTCTGTTTTCTCTGTTTTTTGGAAAGGTGTACTCTGTGTTTTTGCTCAGCGCAGCCACAATTTCCACGTGGTCAGCACCAATGTCTTGCCGAAGCAGCGCTCAGCGTGTCAGGTCGGCTTCCCGCAGTACGGCTTCTCCCACACAGTGGTGGAGATCCTGCAGTCACTTGACGTGCTCACCAATGAGGTGCTACACCAGGAGCTCAAGGAGTACTCCAGCTGGCCCACCTTCCCGCAGCACTACGTTGACG GGTTTATTGAATAGTCCATGCCCAAGAACTCAGCCAAAACTGTTAGGACTTGCGAGTG CACTTTCTTATTTAGAGGTTCTGGTCAGCTTTAGAGACAGAAGATTAAGATGTTATGGCTCAGCGCCAACAACATATCAGATGATCATGATGCTCATGCTATCTGAAGTCCTCGACCAACTTTGCT ATGTACTCATTAGTAACACAAACCACTgtttggttcatgaacccaagtGTGCTGCAGCACCTTACACCTACAGGATAGGTTATG GTGTCTCACAGAATACAGACAGCAAGATGTGCTCTGCTTTCTTGATTAACGCGGCCACAGTTTCCAGGTGGTCTGCAATGACGTCTTGCCAAAGCAGCGCTCAACGTTTCTGGTCGGCTACCCGCAGTGTGGCTTCTCCCACATGGTGGTGCAGGTTCTGTGGTCGCTCGATGTGCCCTTCGAAACGCTCAATGTGCTCGCCGACGAGGCGCTCCAGCAGTGGCTCAATGAGTACTCAAGCTGGCTCACCTCCCCGCAGCTCTACATCGACTTCCAGTTCTTCAAAGGGTGTGACATCACAGTTGGTATGTATATATGAGGATTGCTCTCTGGTCTCTGCCTTCCCTTGTCCCACGATTATGGCCCAGAACTTTGAGACTATCTGTTGCAGTACGCGCACATGGTAG
- the LOC125553187 gene encoding uncharacterized protein LOC125553187 isoform X4, producing the protein MQSKTCSVFSVFWKGVLCVFAQRSHNFHVVSTNVLPKQRSACQVGFPQYGFSHTVVEILQSLDVLTNEVLHQELKEYSSWPTFPQHYVDDVLISNTNHCLVHEPKCAAAPYTYRIGYGVSQNTDSKMCSAFLINAATVSRWSAMTSCQSSAQRFWSATRSVASPTWWCRFCGRSMCPSKRSMCSPTRRSSSGSMSTQAGSPPRSSTSTSSSSKGVTSQLVCIYEDCSLVSAFPCPTIMAQNFETICCSTRTW; encoded by the exons ATGCAGAGCAAGACGTGCTCTGTTTTCTCTGTTTTTTGGAAAGGTGTACTCTGTGTTTTTGCTCAGCGCAGCCACAATTTCCACGTGGTCAGCACCAATGTCTTGCCGAAGCAGCGCTCAGCGTGTCAGGTCGGCTTCCCGCAGTACGGCTTCTCCCACACAGTGGTGGAGATCCTGCAGTCACTTGACGTGCTCACCAATGAGGTGCTACACCAGGAGCTCAAGGAGTACTCCAGCTGGCCCACCTTCCCGCAGCACTACGTTGACG ATGTACTCATTAGTAACACAAACCACTgtttggttcatgaacccaagtGTGCTGCAGCACCTTACACCTACAGGATAGGTTATG GTGTCTCACAGAATACAGACAGCAAGATGTGCTCTGCTTTCTTGATTAACGCGGCCACAGTTTCCAGGTGGTCTGCAATGACGTCTTGCCAAAGCAGCGCTCAACGTTTCTGGTCGGCTACCCGCAGTGTGGCTTCTCCCACATGGTGGTGCAGGTTCTGTGGTCGCTCGATGTGCCCTTCGAAACGCTCAATGTGCTCGCCGACGAGGCGCTCCAGCAGTGGCTCAATGAGTACTCAAGCTGGCTCACCTCCCCGCAGCTCTACATCGACTTCCAGTTCTTCAAAGGGTGTGACATCACAGTTGGTATGTATATATGAGGATTGCTCTCTGGTCTCTGCCTTCCCTTGTCCCACGATTATGGCCCAGAACTTTGAGACTATCTGTTGCAGTACGCGCACATGGTAG
- the LOC125553187 gene encoding uncharacterized protein LOC125553187 isoform X3: MQSKTCSVFSVFWKGVLCVFAQRSHNFHVVSTNVLPKQRSACQVGFPQYGFSHTVVEILQSLDVLTNEVLHQELKEYSSWPTFPQHYVDGEFFCGTTSRSGLLNSPCPRTQPKLLGLASGVSQNTDSKMCSAFLINAATVSRWSAMTSCQSSAQRFWSATRSVASPTWWCRFCGRSMCPSKRSMCSPTRRSSSGSMSTQAGSPPRSSTSTSSSSKGVTSQLVCIYEDCSLVSAFPCPTIMAQNFETICCSTRTW, translated from the exons ATGCAGAGCAAGACGTGCTCTGTTTTCTCTGTTTTTTGGAAAGGTGTACTCTGTGTTTTTGCTCAGCGCAGCCACAATTTCCACGTGGTCAGCACCAATGTCTTGCCGAAGCAGCGCTCAGCGTGTCAGGTCGGCTTCCCGCAGTACGGCTTCTCCCACACAGTGGTGGAGATCCTGCAGTCACTTGACGTGCTCACCAATGAGGTGCTACACCAGGAGCTCAAGGAGTACTCCAGCTGGCCCACCTTCCCGCAGCACTACGTTGACGGTGAGTTCTTCTGCGGGACGACATCACGGTCG GGTTTATTGAATAGTCCATGCCCAAGAACTCAGCCAAAACTGTTAGGACTTGCGAGTG GTGTCTCACAGAATACAGACAGCAAGATGTGCTCTGCTTTCTTGATTAACGCGGCCACAGTTTCCAGGTGGTCTGCAATGACGTCTTGCCAAAGCAGCGCTCAACGTTTCTGGTCGGCTACCCGCAGTGTGGCTTCTCCCACATGGTGGTGCAGGTTCTGTGGTCGCTCGATGTGCCCTTCGAAACGCTCAATGTGCTCGCCGACGAGGCGCTCCAGCAGTGGCTCAATGAGTACTCAAGCTGGCTCACCTCCCCGCAGCTCTACATCGACTTCCAGTTCTTCAAAGGGTGTGACATCACAGTTGGTATGTATATATGAGGATTGCTCTCTGGTCTCTGCCTTCCCTTGTCCCACGATTATGGCCCAGAACTTTGAGACTATCTGTTGCAGTACGCGCACATGGTAG
- the LOC125553187 gene encoding uncharacterized protein LOC125553187 isoform X5, whose translation MAAVYSAGNGFDMTDIEDLTNISHMLRSLLPFASPPEVAQLAFALWVLGSTTLVLALTALFHLPPAGPVFGRCAAAYYAILGVVLLVAVPVELLTALCLRHSREGRLLAFASYFLPCAHVLLLLVISECYSWKLNLGVASISSLRK comes from the exons ATGGCGGCCGTGTACTCCGCAGGCAACGGCTTCGACATGACCGACATAGAAGACCTCACCAACATAAGCCACATGCTGCGCTCCCTGCTTCCGTTTGCCTCGCCGCCGGAGGTAGCACAGCTGGCGTTTGCGCTGTGGGTGCTGGGCTCCACCACCCTTGTCCTGGCCCTGACCGCCCTGTTCCACCTGCCGCCCGCGGGACCCGTCTTTGGCCGCTGCGCTGCAGCCTACTACGCCATTCTCGGggtcgtcctcctcgtcgccgtgCCGGTGGAGCTGCTGACCGCGCTCTGCCTGCGCCACAGCCGCGAGGGCCGCCTCCTCGCCTTCGCCTCCTACTTCCTGCCCTGCGCTCAcgtgctcctcctcctcgtcatctcg GAATGCTATTCTTGGAAGTTAAATCTTGGAGTAGCTAGCATTTCTTCTTTAAGGAAATGA